Proteins co-encoded in one Microcella sp. genomic window:
- a CDS encoding oxygenase MpaB family protein encodes MARSALATRARGRILTMFSGDPNGTPDWVTALGTGDDAGYFGPGSAVWEVHSGLPTVVAGIRALLMQTLHPGAMAGVHDHSRYREDPLGRLAGTVRWVLTTTFADRRQAEAACAWVSQLHHRVTGEYLGADGTTIAYSAGDSDLVAWVHCVFADAFIGSHETWGGDIPGGSDQYVREWALAGELMGMPAPPRSRAELDAAIAAYLPVLRRDERVDEAVRWLRKPPLGAGVGPAYRVLFAGAVASLPDRYRELLGLKRPRWPAIALTGIALSVMGRLLGSESSSLAYTRRRLDRLATEQAAAPSHGDQNG; translated from the coding sequence ATGGCCCGGTCAGCACTGGCGACGCGCGCTCGAGGGCGCATCCTCACGATGTTCTCGGGCGACCCGAACGGCACTCCCGACTGGGTCACGGCCCTCGGGACCGGTGACGATGCGGGCTACTTCGGTCCGGGCTCGGCCGTCTGGGAGGTGCACAGCGGGCTGCCCACAGTCGTCGCCGGCATTCGCGCTCTGCTCATGCAAACGTTGCACCCGGGCGCCATGGCCGGCGTTCACGACCACTCTCGATACCGCGAAGACCCACTCGGTCGACTGGCGGGCACCGTGCGCTGGGTGCTCACGACGACGTTCGCCGACCGTCGACAGGCCGAGGCCGCCTGCGCGTGGGTCTCGCAGCTGCACCACCGCGTGACCGGTGAGTACCTCGGTGCGGACGGAACGACGATCGCGTACTCGGCGGGCGACTCTGACCTCGTCGCCTGGGTGCACTGCGTGTTCGCCGATGCGTTCATCGGCAGTCACGAGACCTGGGGCGGCGACATTCCAGGGGGGTCAGATCAGTACGTGCGCGAGTGGGCTCTTGCCGGCGAATTGATGGGGATGCCCGCACCGCCCCGCAGCCGCGCCGAACTCGATGCGGCCATCGCCGCCTACCTGCCCGTGCTGCGACGCGACGAGCGCGTCGACGAGGCTGTGCGATGGTTGCGCAAACCCCCGCTCGGTGCCGGTGTGGGGCCCGCCTATCGCGTGCTCTTCGCCGGCGCGGTGGCATCGCTGCCAGACCGCTACCGCGAACTGCTCGGGCTGAAGCGCCCCCGCTGGCCCGCGATCGCGCTCACCGGCATCGCCCTCTCAGTGATGGGTCGTCTACTCGGCTCAGAGTCGTCGAGCCTCGCCTACACGCGCCGCCGGCTCGATCGGCTTGCCACCGAGCAAGCTGCCGCCCCGTCGCACGGGGATCAGAATGGCTGA